A single genomic interval of Blastopirellula marina harbors:
- a CDS encoding DUF1570 domain-containing protein: MFARIVLGLILGLTCFSQTFADLVLYNVPGTNLVFILQGRATVNPGATVTFRHPTFGNLYMNAGDVKIYKVPSVQSLAVNKLTKAKSDQDLNGCLDAARNALKIGKLDLFYQSCKFAWEIDPNDDRVKRLVDLKLRINKPVEIDPAQEKIMRDFTKNRADMKFIRSKHFLLLHDTGNKKDRRTSKTRAEERLELLETVYESFLMKFCLEGVELEVPDKLLMVVLFAEHSEYLQFVNLLGPDLASAAGFFHRVDNVAVFYDQGTDQSFEVLNLLNRKIQNERDEIVRRKIPGMADIIRFADTLNLLIDVKRENLDIEVVSHEATHQLAANTGLMPADSPIPLWAAEGLATYFESPKQAAWSGIGAVNSERLEWYRELAPLRKISNINFIVSDQIFTRSANNFTTLHAYGQSWALTHFLMEKHFAKLVAYYQELGKLPKASHAKPDELQKVFDKVFGDNKDILEGEWRAYMRSLKTDLEKTLDDAR; this comes from the coding sequence ATGTTTGCGCGCATCGTTCTGGGACTAATTCTTGGGTTGACTTGCTTCTCGCAGACCTTCGCGGATCTCGTTCTCTACAACGTGCCTGGCACGAACCTAGTCTTCATTCTGCAAGGAAGAGCAACGGTAAATCCAGGGGCGACGGTCACGTTTCGCCATCCAACGTTCGGCAATCTGTATATGAATGCCGGCGATGTGAAGATCTATAAGGTCCCCTCCGTTCAATCGCTCGCCGTCAACAAACTAACCAAAGCCAAGTCCGATCAAGATTTAAATGGCTGTCTCGATGCGGCTCGCAACGCTTTGAAGATCGGTAAGCTCGACCTTTTCTACCAATCGTGTAAATTTGCCTGGGAGATCGATCCGAACGACGATCGCGTCAAACGGCTAGTCGACTTGAAGCTGAGAATCAACAAGCCGGTCGAGATCGACCCTGCTCAAGAGAAGATCATGCGCGACTTTACCAAGAACCGTGCTGACATGAAATTCATCCGTAGCAAACACTTCCTTCTGCTCCATGACACCGGCAACAAGAAAGATCGCCGTACCAGTAAGACGCGTGCCGAGGAACGTTTGGAATTGCTGGAAACTGTGTATGAGAGCTTCTTGATGAAGTTTTGCCTGGAAGGGGTCGAACTGGAAGTGCCAGACAAGTTGTTAATGGTTGTCCTTTTTGCCGAACACAGCGAGTACTTACAGTTCGTCAATCTGCTAGGTCCCGACTTGGCATCGGCCGCTGGGTTCTTTCATCGAGTCGATAACGTCGCCGTGTTTTACGATCAAGGCACCGATCAATCATTTGAAGTGCTGAACCTACTAAACCGAAAGATTCAAAACGAGCGTGACGAGATCGTCCGTCGTAAGATCCCTGGCATGGCTGACATTATTCGCTTCGCCGATACGCTGAATTTGTTGATCGACGTGAAACGAGAGAATCTCGATATCGAAGTGGTCAGCCACGAGGCAACCCACCAACTGGCCGCCAACACTGGTCTGATGCCTGCTGATTCTCCCATTCCATTGTGGGCCGCCGAGGGATTGGCCACTTATTTCGAGTCTCCTAAGCAAGCCGCCTGGAGCGGCATTGGTGCCGTCAACTCCGAACGCTTGGAATGGTACCGCGAATTAGCCCCTCTGCGTAAGATCTCGAACATTAACTTCATCGTCTCCGATCAGATCTTCACCCGTTCCGCGAACAACTTCACGACGCTGCACGCCTACGGGCAGTCTTGGGCATTGACGCACTTTCTGATGGAGAAACACTTCGCGAAGTTGGTGGCCTACTACCAGGAACTGGGGAAGTTACCCAAAGCCAGTCACGCCAAGCCAGACGAATTACAGAAAGTTTTCGACAAAGTCTTTGGGGATAACAAGGACATTCTCGAAGGAGAATGGCGAGCCTACATGCGATCGCTGAAGACCGACTTGGAGAAGACATTGGACGACGCCCGATAA